From Phaenicophaeus curvirostris isolate KB17595 unplaced genomic scaffold, BPBGC_Pcur_1.0 scaffold_582, whole genome shotgun sequence, the proteins below share one genomic window:
- the ARL2 gene encoding ADP-ribosylation factor-like protein 2, producing the protein MTDPAPPPTPKPGRGLAGGGHGLLTVLKKLREKERELRLLVLGLDNAGKTTLLKRFNGEDVATISPTLGFNIKTLEHRGFKLNVWDVGGQSSLRSYWRNYFESTDGLVWVVDSGDRQRLQLCARELRGLLREERLAGATLLVFANKQDLPGALPASAVRQALELDSIRSHHWCIQGCSAFTGENLLAGIDWLLDDIASHLCPDD; encoded by the exons ATGACGGACCCTgcgcccccccccaccccgaaaCC ggggcgtggcctcgcggGCGGCGGCCATGGGCTGCTGACGGTCCTCAAGAAGCTGCGGGAGAAGGAGCGGGAGCTGCGGCTGCTCGTGCT GGGCCTGGACAACGCTGGGAAGACGACGCTGCTGAAACGCTTCAACGGGGAGGACGTGGCCACCATCTCGCCCACCCTGGGCTTCAACATCAAGACCCTCGAGCACCGCGG GTTCAAGCTGAACGTGTGGGACGTGGGCGGCCAGAGCTCCCTGCGCTCCTACTGGCGCAACTACTTCGAGAGCACCGACGGCCTCGTCTGGGTGGTCGACAGCGGCGACCGGCAGCGCCTGCAGCTCTGCGCCCGCGAGCTGAGGGGCCTCCTGCGCGAGGAG CGCTTGGCCGGGGCCACCCTCCTGGTCTTCGCCAACAAGCAGGACCTGCCCGGGGCGCTGCCGGCCTCCGCCGTCCGCCAg gcGTTGGAGCTGGACTCCATCCGCAGCCACCACTGGTGCATCCAGGGCTGCTCGGCGTTCACCGGCGAGAACCTCCTGGCCGGCATCGATTGGCTCCTGGACGACATCGCCAGCCACCTCTGCCCTGACgactga